The window AGGTGTAGGGTTTTTCGTGGATCGCGTTCCAATGCGATCGGCCCTCACCCCCCTGCCCCCCTCTCCCAACATTGGGAGAGGGGGGTATCCTATGCGCGTTCCAATGCGCTCGCGGAGCGAGCGCATTGGAACGCCAAATTCCTGCCCCCTCCCCTAGCAGGGGAGGGGGTACGGGGGAGGGGTATCCGCATAGCCCAGCATGCTGGGCAAAAAACCCTCCACCTGAGAGGCCTGCCCCCGCCTGGCTTACTGCCATCCCTGGCTTTGATAGACTGCGATGCTCAGCGCGCAGACAGGCATGCCGCTACAGGTGATCCCGGCCAGCGCAGAGTCGATCGGGCCATACGTGTGCCCACGGCACGCCATCATCGCCCCCAGCGTCGCTTCAATCTCGGCTTGCACGCCGGCCTGCTCGCCGCCACAGATCTCGACAAACAGCCCACGCGCGTTGGCCGGCTCCTGCACCCAGCCGATCCCCGCCCAGGCCTGCTTGCCAAGGGTAGACACATCGCAGCGCGCCATCACCACGTATAGCCGGTGCCCATATTCGCCATCTGGCGCGACAAACCGCGCACGCTCGATGGTGCTGCCCGGCGGAATGATCGACGACAGCGCGATCAGGTTATAGTTCGCCACACCCGCGCAGCGCAGGGCCGCGTCGAAGGCCGCAATTGCAGTTGGCCCGGTGCCGGTGCCGGTTGTAATGGTAATCTTCATGATTGCAAGCGCTAACTTGCAGCTGGGTCGGGCATATGCGCGAGATACCGTTTCATCTTGGCCCACAGGCGCGTAAAATCGACCGGCTTGGTCTCGATATCGTCGCAGCCGGCAGCCAGCGACTTAATCCGCTCTTCGGTCAGCGCGTAGGCCGTCAGCGCAATGATCGGGATATCGCGCGTATCGGCCCCGGTCTTTAGCCGCTCGGTCGCCTGCCAGCCGTTCATGATCGGCAGGCCCATATCCATAAGAATCAAGTCGACCGCCGCTGAGCGAGCCAGGGCCACCGCCTGCACACCGTTGGTCGCCGTGATCACGCGATACCCCTCCCACTTGAGGTGGCGGGTCATCATATCGAGGTTCATCGGGTCATCTTCAACCAGCAGGATGGTAGGCATGCGCCTCCTCTGGCATGTAGTTGCGCTGGTGCTGAATACAGGCGATCGTCATATTACAGACGTTCAGCAGCAGATCGTCGATACTATAGGTGCCGTTGCGCATGATCCGGGCCATCGAGTCGTT of the Candidatus Kouleothrix ribensis genome contains:
- a CDS encoding response regulator produces the protein MPTILLVEDDPMNLDMMTRHLKWEGYRVITATNGVQAVALARSAAVDLILMDMGLPIMNGWQATERLKTGADTRDIPIIALTAYALTEERIKSLAAGCDDIETKPVDFTRLWAKMKRYLAHMPDPAAS
- a CDS encoding pyruvoyl-dependent arginine decarboxylase, which codes for MKITITTGTGTGPTAIAAFDAALRCAGVANYNLIALSSIIPPGSTIERARFVAPDGEYGHRLYVVMARCDVSTLGKQAWAGIGWVQEPANARGLFVEICGGEQAGVQAEIEATLGAMMACRGHTYGPIDSALAGITCSGMPVCALSIAVYQSQGWQ